In Populus nigra chromosome 10, ddPopNigr1.1, whole genome shotgun sequence, the following proteins share a genomic window:
- the LOC133705530 gene encoding nuclear pore complex protein NUP54-like, with protein sequence MFGTPSSTPAFGTPSSTPPFGTPSSTPLFGTPSTPAFANGGFGSSLFSTPFTSQTQQQQQQQTSLFQQPSTTGFGFQQQQQQTPFATPLQTTPFPSPPPPPPQLSTQMALVAPLPFSLADRDIQAIVDAYKEDPGNLKYAFKYLLLSVTDPQHRRKLAGVSDIMWAESMAKLEGMEGTVRERLWPQLVQGFKDLSHRLKLQDEVIVSDAERLRMTQSNIKMLQRHFQAVALPRIERMRQKEQSLQRHLLRVMRIMETLEGKGFRLPLTKAEAELAEKLAAIIRQLKGSGTELSRRVQNLLTVFRVQENGIGAGGSLYLPGSTKIHEQSLADMQEVLQQQTEAIARLGNVLKRDIRDMEIMMAEGTEMTE encoded by the exons ATGTTCGGTACTCCATCTTCCACCCCCGCCTTCGGCACGCCGTCTTCCACCCCGCCATTCGGCACCCCCTCTTCTACTCCCTTATTCGGCACTCCTTCAACGCCAGCTTTCGCTAATGGAGGATTCGGTTCTTCTTTATTCTCTACTCCATTTACTTCTCAaactcagcagcagcagcagcaacaaacCTCGCTTTTTCAGCAACCGTCTACTACTGGTTTCGGATTtcaacagcaacagcagcagaCTCCGTTCGCTACGCCGCTTCAAACGACACCGttcccttctcctcctcctcctcctcctcaattGAGTACTCAGATGGCTCTCGTTGCtcctcttcctttctctctcgCCGATCGCGACATTCAG GCGATTGTGGATGCTTATAAAGAGGACCCTGGGAACCTTAAGTATGCTTTCAAG TATTTGTTGTTAAGTGTAACTGACCCGCAGCATAGACGAAAGCTTGCTGGTGTATCAGAC ATCATGTGGGCGGAGTCTATGGCGAAGCTAGAGGGTATGGAAGGTACAGTTAGAGAACGCCTCTGGCCTCAGCTTGTTCAAGGTTTCAAAGATCTTTCACACCGCCTCAAG CTCCAAGATGAAGTAATCGTTTCAGATGCAGAGAGATTGCGAATGACCCAAAGCAACATAAAAATG CTTCAAAGGCATTTTCAAGCTGTGGCTCTTCCAAGGATTGAAAGAATGAGACAGAAAGAGCAAAGTCTTCAGAGGCATCTTTTAAGG GTGATGAGAATAATGGAGACATTGGAGGGTAAGGGTTTCCGATTGCCCTTAACAAAAGCGGAAGCTGAGTTGGCTGAGAAGTTAGCTGCAATAATTAGACAG CTAAAAGGATCTGGCACAGAACTTTCTAGGAGGGTTCAAAACCTACTCACTGTATTTCGTGTTCAAGAAAATGGAATTGGTGCTGGAGGTTCTCTTTATCTTCCAGGATCAACCAAAATACATGAACAAAGTCTTGCTGATATGCAGGAG GTTTTACAACAGCAGACTGAAGCTATTGCAAGGCTTGGCAATGTGTTGAAGCGAGACATCAGGGACATGGAAATTATGATGGCCGAGGGCACAGAAATGACAGAATAA
- the LOC133704144 gene encoding F-box/kelch-repeat protein At1g67480-like, with translation MPGFASKKEFLDTSMSFFTLITQDNPPVHSKSNPVVDSRVAHDIDGLIVPGLPDDVAKYCLALVPRRYLPAVGAVCKKWRSFLKSQEFITVRKLAGLLEEWLYVLTMDSEGKESHWVVLDRLGHKRQLLPPMPGPTKAGFGVVVLNGKLLVMAGHSLIDGTGTASADVYEYDCCLNSWSKLSRMNVARYDFACAEVNGKVYAAGGYGMDGDSLSSVEMYDPDTNTWTVIESLRRPRWGCFACGFEGKLYVMGGRSTFSIGNSRSVDVYNPERHSWCEMKNGCVMVTAHAVLGKKLFCMEWKNQRKLAIFNPEDSSWKTVAVPLTGSTSIGFRFGILDGKLLLFSLQEEPGYRTLLYDPNASPGSEWCTSEIKPSGCCLCSVTIKA, from the exons atgcCTGGTTTTGCGAGTAAGAAGGAATTCTTAGACACAAGCATGTCTTTCTTCACTTTGATCACACAAGATAATCCTCCAGTGCATTCAAAGAGCAACCCTGTAGTAGATTCAAGGGTTGCTCATGATATTGATGGCCTCATTGTACCTGGATTGCCCGATGATGTGGCAAAGTATTGCCTTGCACTTGTTCCTCGCCGCTATCTCCCAGCTGTGGGTGCTGTTTGCAAGAAATGGAGGTCATTTCTTAAAAGCCAAGAGTTCATAACTGTGCGAAAATTAGCTGGCTTGCTTGAGGAATGGCTATATGTCTTAACTATGGATTCTGAAGGAAAAGAAAGCCACTGGGTGGTTTTGGACCGTTTGGGACACAAACGCCAGCTTCTTCCACCAATGCCTGGTCCTACGAAGGCTGGGTTTGGGGTTGTTGTTCTAAACGGAAAGCTTCTTGTTATGGCTGGTCATTCATTGATTGATGGGACCGGCACTGCATCAGCAGATGTTTATGAATATGATTGCTGCCTCAACAG TTGGAGTAAATTGTCAAGAATGAATGTTGCCCGGTATGATTTTGCCTGTGCAGAGGTTAACGGCAAGGTTTATGCTGCTGGGGGGTATGGAATGGATGGAGATAGTCTCTCCAGTGTTGAGATGTATGATCCTGACACTAACACATGGACCGTGATAGAGAGTCTTCGCCGCCCAAGATGGGGTTGCTTTGCCTGTGGCTTTGAGGGCAAGCTTTATGTCATGGGAGGAAGGTCAACCTTCAGCATAGGCAATTCAAGGTCTGTGGACGTGTACAATCCAGAAAGGCACAGCTGGTGTGAGATGAAGAATGGTTGTGTGATGGTTACTGCCCATGCTGTTCTGGGAAAGAAACTCTTCTGTATGGAGTGGAAGAACCAGCGGAAACTAGCAATATTCAATCCAGAGGATAGTTCTTGGAAAACGGTAGCTGTTCCATTGACAGGGAGCACAAGTATTGGTTTTCGTTTTGGAATCCTTGATGGGAAACTTCTGTTGTTCTCTCTACAGGAAGAGCCAGGCTATCGAACTCTGCTGTATGATCCTAATGCTTCTCCAGGTTCCGAATGGTGTACTTCTGAGATAAAGCCTTCTGGATGCTGCTTGTGCAGCGTTACCATCAAGGCATGA